From Spirochaetales bacterium, one genomic window encodes:
- a CDS encoding flagellar hook assembly protein FlgD: MDISTLQSQEEFLRTEQLVNRLNKEINNGRVMTQDLDKNAFLKLLITQLAHQDPTQPMEDKEFIAQMAQFSSLEQINNMSANIEKVAGLIIKNNALSLLGKVVELFDGNELITGKVEKVSGGDSQQVFVGGRYYDYQAVESIIAE, translated from the coding sequence GTGGATATTAGCACATTACAGTCACAGGAAGAATTTTTACGCACGGAACAGCTTGTGAATCGGCTCAACAAGGAAATCAACAATGGGAGGGTAATGACGCAGGACCTCGATAAAAACGCCTTTCTGAAACTGCTGATCACCCAGCTCGCGCATCAGGACCCGACGCAGCCGATGGAGGACAAGGAGTTCATTGCGCAGATGGCGCAGTTTTCCTCCCTCGAACAGATAAACAATATGAGCGCGAACATCGAAAAAGTCGCGGGGCTGATCATAAAAAATAATGCCCTTTCTCTTTTAGGAAAGGTTGTGGAATTGTTTGACGGAAACGAACTGATTACAGGCAAGGTTGAGAAGGTTTCGGGAGGGGATTCTCAACAGGTATTTGTCGGCGGCCGGTACTATGATTACCAGGCAGTTGAAAGTATTATCGCAGAATAA
- a CDS encoding flagellar hook-length control protein FliK, giving the protein MAQAVPVMIQSAAMQETGTVKDGIGLRKDNPGKSSKIQKGDTASTSEAKGSEGERSFTDVLMKVREKLTGGKEPDEKDHARLAAGLKEAAQGLLEHISLKQLISLLKHIFEKTDRNDKGADLLSELFKKIKESAGKEAGEEKDTVLKKLGLLLNRIFDDGNRGALKLFEQMLGRNEKQRALKDTGDAARIEKEGTGPLPKIVVLDLRKKPEEGSGAGTVKVKAGHDEGGKVEFTAQGSSTERSAADTVLVFSHRTMGGDTEGNGSGAKVSGGQGSFDRQLVKNLRENLSSEMVKHTRIIVKEDGGGELRIVLKPESLGSIRMRINMQNNHIDGRIFVDNNNVRGIVESALDNLQHALKNEGFDSISLKVSVGQDYGKQDNEANEEAPYAKAGVIEEFEKNIPVLSILDEEYARVNLIV; this is encoded by the coding sequence GTGGCACAAGCAGTTCCTGTCATGATTCAGTCTGCCGCCATGCAGGAGACGGGGACCGTTAAAGACGGTATCGGTCTCAGGAAGGACAATCCGGGAAAGTCTTCGAAGATACAGAAAGGCGATACCGCCTCGACTTCCGAAGCAAAAGGATCGGAAGGGGAACGTTCCTTTACCGACGTGTTGATGAAGGTAAGGGAAAAACTCACCGGCGGAAAAGAACCGGATGAAAAAGACCACGCGCGTCTTGCAGCCGGCCTCAAGGAAGCCGCACAGGGCCTGCTCGAACATATCAGTCTGAAGCAACTCATTTCTCTACTCAAGCATATATTTGAAAAAACGGATCGGAACGATAAGGGGGCGGACCTGCTTTCAGAACTCTTCAAGAAAATAAAGGAGAGTGCGGGAAAAGAAGCGGGGGAAGAAAAGGACACAGTTTTAAAAAAGCTGGGTCTTCTGCTCAACAGGATATTCGATGACGGGAACCGGGGCGCGCTGAAGCTTTTCGAGCAAATGCTCGGACGCAATGAAAAACAAAGGGCCTTAAAAGATACGGGTGACGCCGCGCGAATCGAAAAAGAGGGTACCGGACCCCTGCCGAAGATTGTGGTTCTGGATCTGAGAAAAAAACCGGAGGAAGGTTCCGGTGCGGGCACTGTAAAAGTGAAGGCCGGCCACGATGAGGGGGGCAAGGTCGAGTTTACGGCGCAGGGGTCATCCACAGAACGATCAGCCGCGGACACGGTGCTGGTTTTTTCACACAGGACAATGGGAGGCGATACGGAAGGAAACGGGAGTGGGGCGAAGGTAAGCGGGGGACAGGGATCGTTCGACCGGCAACTTGTAAAAAATCTGAGGGAAAACTTAAGCAGCGAGATGGTAAAGCATACCCGGATCATCGTCAAGGAAGACGGGGGCGGGGAACTCCGCATCGTGTTGAAGCCGGAATCGCTCGGCAGCATACGAATGCGGATCAATATGCAGAATAATCATATAGACGGGCGAATATTTGTCGACAATAATAATGTACGGGGTATCGTCGAATCCGCGCTGGATAATCTCCAGCACGCACTCAAAAATGAAGGATTCGACTCCATTTCCCTCAAGGTTTCCGTGGGCCAGGACTACGGAAAACAGGACAATGAGGCGAACGAAGAAGCCCCTTACGCAAAGGCCGGCGTTATCGAGGAGTTCGAAAAAAACATTCCGGTCCTGTCGATCCTCGATGAAGAATACGCCCGGGTCAACCTGATTGTTTAG
- a CDS encoding flagellar protein FlbB, translating into MLLIILLAVGGFIWFDYLGLIDGKDVLAPVLTLFGLHGRTQILDIEDPYLLERERLKKQLEGLELLEEEFDKRAGEIKEKEAEISQMIVDLEEQEKALVERENSFNERIEAYDKRRRNLELSSDYLVGMQPDKAVKILLEMDDMDIIDIFRITEERAEEAGEVSLVAYWLSLMPRERAAELNRKMARKS; encoded by the coding sequence ATGCTCCTGATCATCCTTCTGGCAGTGGGGGGATTTATCTGGTTCGATTACCTCGGCCTTATCGACGGCAAGGACGTTCTTGCTCCCGTACTCACCCTTTTTGGATTGCATGGAAGAACGCAGATTCTGGATATCGAAGATCCGTATCTTCTTGAACGGGAACGGCTCAAAAAACAACTCGAGGGGCTTGAACTCCTTGAAGAGGAGTTCGACAAGAGGGCCGGAGAAATTAAAGAAAAGGAAGCGGAAATCTCCCAGATGATCGTCGACCTTGAAGAACAGGAAAAAGCGCTCGTGGAACGGGAAAATTCATTTAATGAAAGGATAGAAGCATACGATAAAAGAAGAAGAAACCTTGAGCTGAGTTCGGATTACCTTGTCGGGATGCAACCTGACAAGGCAGTGAAAATTCTGCTTGAAATGGATGATATGGATATCATCGATATCTTCAGAATTACCGAAGAAAGAGCGGAGGAGGCCGGTGAAGTATCACTTGTCGCTTACTGGCTCTCGCTCATGCCCAGGGAACGGGCCGCCGAATTGAACAGGAAGATGGCCCGGAAAAGTTAA
- the fliJ gene encoding flagellar export protein FliJ: MKRFRFRLEQLLTLRRYREREWEIKLAGITGIVVTIENRIGLLVQEAQRALKAQFSCEGKPDYNFLAASEEYINRLRLEKKECLAELEKRKRELAEVQNEYLEHAKRRKVLEHLKERQEAVYYRKQRNEEAKVSDDMSTRAFIRKKQKNRRC, from the coding sequence ATGAAACGGTTCCGGTTCAGGCTTGAGCAGCTTCTCACCCTGAGACGATACCGTGAACGTGAATGGGAAATCAAGCTGGCCGGAATAACGGGTATTGTGGTGACCATCGAAAACCGGATCGGGCTTCTCGTTCAAGAAGCACAACGCGCGTTAAAAGCGCAATTCAGTTGTGAAGGAAAGCCCGACTACAATTTTCTCGCGGCGAGTGAAGAGTATATCAACAGGCTGCGGCTTGAAAAAAAGGAATGCTTAGCCGAGCTCGAAAAGCGAAAAAGGGAACTTGCGGAAGTACAAAATGAATACCTCGAACACGCTAAAAGGCGCAAAGTACTCGAACATTTGAAAGAACGACAGGAAGCGGTTTATTACAGAAAACAGAGAAACGAGGAGGCAAAGGTTTCAGACGATATGAGTACCCGGGCGTTTATCAGAAAAAAACAAAAGAATAGGAGATGTTGA
- a CDS encoding FliI/YscN family ATPase gives MFEKYMEVIKNCDPIKFTGVVKRVQGLLVESFGPHAVVGELCQIIVTKTDKIVWAEVVGLKEDVIQLMTYDDMDGIEVGNIVIAIGEFSAVPVSDKLLGRVLNSRGKPIDGKGDIGSAEWRSIFGGPPDVLRRRRITERISTGIRAIDGLLTVGKGQRLGIFSGSGYGKSTLLGMIARNTSADINVIALIGERGREVREFIENDLGEEGLKRSVIIAATSNELPLSRIRGAYLATTIAEYFRDLSNDVVLMFDSVTRFARAQREIGLAIGEPPATRGFTPSVFSLLPKLLERSGTSDKGTITGFYTILVEGDDMDEPISDAVRGILDGHILLSKRLASRNHYPAIDVLGSISRLAPQVTGPFTKKACGYIRRMLAVYTEAEDLINVGAYAKGSNPEIDEAIEKMGEINAYLIQAITEKADLRDALEGAGEIAGIPIPDKEIENETVPVQA, from the coding sequence ATTTTCGAAAAATATATGGAAGTGATAAAAAACTGCGACCCGATAAAGTTTACCGGCGTGGTAAAGCGGGTCCAGGGGTTATTGGTCGAAAGTTTCGGGCCTCACGCGGTTGTCGGCGAACTCTGTCAGATCATCGTGACAAAAACGGATAAAATCGTCTGGGCTGAAGTCGTGGGTTTGAAGGAAGATGTCATTCAACTCATGACCTATGACGATATGGACGGCATCGAGGTGGGGAATATCGTGATCGCCATAGGCGAGTTCAGCGCCGTTCCCGTGTCCGACAAACTCCTCGGAAGGGTACTCAATTCCAGAGGCAAACCGATCGACGGAAAGGGCGATATCGGATCGGCCGAATGGCGGTCGATTTTCGGGGGGCCGCCGGATGTACTCCGGAGAAGACGGATCACCGAAAGGATATCGACCGGCATCAGGGCGATCGACGGACTCCTTACCGTGGGCAAAGGCCAGCGCCTCGGTATTTTTTCCGGAAGCGGGTACGGAAAATCGACGCTTTTAGGCATGATCGCACGCAATACGTCGGCCGATATCAATGTCATCGCCCTTATCGGCGAGCGGGGGAGAGAGGTGAGGGAGTTTATCGAGAATGATCTGGGAGAAGAGGGCCTCAAGCGATCGGTCATTATCGCCGCCACATCGAACGAACTTCCCCTCTCGAGAATCAGGGGCGCTTACCTCGCCACCACGATCGCCGAATATTTCCGTGATCTTTCCAACGATGTGGTACTCATGTTCGATTCGGTGACGCGCTTTGCGAGGGCACAGCGGGAGATCGGGCTCGCCATCGGCGAACCGCCGGCAACAAGGGGATTCACCCCGTCGGTCTTTTCACTGCTTCCGAAACTTCTCGAACGGAGCGGTACTTCGGACAAGGGGACGATCACCGGATTCTATACGATCCTGGTCGAAGGCGATGACATGGACGAACCGATATCGGACGCGGTTCGGGGCATTCTGGACGGTCATATCCTGCTGTCAAAGCGCCTCGCTTCACGAAACCATTATCCCGCAATCGATGTGCTCGGTTCGATATCGAGGCTCGCCCCGCAGGTGACGGGGCCCTTCACCAAAAAGGCGTGCGGGTATATCAGGCGTATGCTCGCCGTTTATACGGAGGCCGAAGACCTCATCAATGTCGGCGCCTACGCAAAGGGAAGCAATCCCGAGATCGATGAGGCCATCGAAAAGATGGGGGAAATCAACGCTTATTTGATACAGGCGATTACGGAAAAGGCCGATCTGAGGGATGCACTCGAGGGTGCGGGGGAAATTGCGGGCATTCCGATCCCGGATAAGGAGATAGAAAATGAAACGGTTCCGGTTCAGGCTTGA
- a CDS encoding flagellar assembly protein FliH, with product MAKHVFRPTEIVNLNKRIIIQPPAQKVVEVEEDLSIVDDTKDRLDELRREAEEFKANWESEKSRMIDEARAEAKRIIDDAENVAFDKIQEKTGEVQKIRQETEVESKRVLDDAKKQAEEIEKEINDKVAATEKEAYERGYKEGHEKGYTEGREEVERLIQRLHMIITKTIERRNQIIEESETQVINLVLLVAKKVIKVISENQKNVVINNVIQALRKMKGRGDVVIRVNLADLELTSSHIKEFQEMVENVKNITVLEDTSVDKGGCIIETDFGQIDARISSQLHEIEEKILEMMPIRARGEGK from the coding sequence ATGGCTAAACATGTTTTCCGTCCGACCGAGATTGTCAATCTCAACAAAAGGATCATCATTCAACCTCCGGCCCAGAAGGTTGTGGAGGTCGAGGAAGATCTGAGTATCGTCGACGATACAAAGGACAGGCTCGACGAATTACGGCGTGAAGCGGAGGAGTTCAAGGCGAACTGGGAGAGTGAAAAGTCGAGGATGATCGATGAGGCCAGGGCTGAGGCGAAGAGGATTATCGATGACGCGGAAAATGTCGCCTTTGACAAGATACAGGAAAAAACGGGTGAAGTCCAGAAAATAAGGCAGGAGACCGAGGTCGAGTCAAAGCGGGTACTCGATGATGCGAAAAAACAGGCAGAAGAAATCGAGAAAGAGATCAACGACAAAGTGGCCGCAACCGAGAAGGAAGCCTATGAGCGCGGTTATAAGGAAGGCCATGAAAAGGGATATACCGAAGGCAGGGAAGAAGTCGAGCGGCTTATCCAGCGGCTTCACATGATCATAACAAAGACCATCGAACGGCGTAACCAGATTATCGAGGAATCGGAAACACAGGTAATCAACCTCGTTCTCCTCGTCGCGAAAAAGGTCATCAAGGTGATTTCGGAAAATCAGAAAAACGTGGTGATCAACAATGTGATTCAGGCCCTCCGCAAGATGAAAGGGCGCGGCGATGTGGTGATCCGCGTAAATCTGGCTGATTTGGAGTTGACCTCTTCTCATATAAAAGAGTTCCAGGAGATGGTGGAGAATGTAAAGAATATCACTGTTTTGGAAGACACATCGGTCGATAAGGGCGGGTGTATTATCGAGACGGATTTCGGACAGATCGACGCACGTATTTCCTCACAGCTTCATGAAATAGAGGAGAAAATACTCGAAATGATGCCGATACGGGCCAGGGGAGAAGGCAAGTAA
- the fliG gene encoding flagellar motor switch protein FliG has protein sequence MAKKTHAVPASTTTKKSGHKKPLNGRQKAAIFLVTLGSEISAEIFKHLREDEIEQLTFEIARLENIEAADRDQVLIEFQELMMAQDFISTGGIDYARELLEKSLGPQKAVDIINRLTSSLQVRPFDFIRRTDPAHLLNFIQQEHPQTIALILAYLEPQKASVILGSLPHEIQSDVAKRIAIMDRTSPEVLREVERVLEKKLSTLSSEDYTAAGGVESIVDILNLVDRSTEKTIIESLEEDDPELAEEIKKRMFVFEDIVLLDDRAIQKVLREVDTQELAKALKAVDSEVQDKIFRNMSKRAATLLKEDMDYMGPIRLKDVEESQQKIVSIIRKLEEQGEIVVARAGEDELVV, from the coding sequence ATGGCTAAAAAAACGCACGCGGTTCCGGCATCGACGACGACAAAGAAATCGGGTCATAAAAAACCGCTGAACGGGCGGCAAAAGGCAGCGATCTTTCTGGTGACGCTGGGCTCGGAGATTTCTGCGGAAATCTTCAAACACCTGCGGGAGGACGAAATCGAACAACTGACCTTCGAGATCGCCCGCCTCGAAAATATCGAGGCCGCGGACCGGGATCAGGTGCTCATCGAGTTCCAGGAACTCATGATGGCACAGGATTTTATTTCCACGGGCGGCATCGATTACGCCCGGGAGCTGCTCGAAAAGTCACTGGGGCCGCAAAAGGCCGTCGATATTATCAACAGATTGACTTCCTCGTTACAGGTACGGCCGTTCGACTTCATCCGGAGAACGGATCCGGCGCACCTTCTCAACTTCATTCAACAGGAACATCCGCAAACGATCGCCCTCATTTTAGCCTACCTGGAGCCGCAGAAAGCCTCCGTGATTCTGGGTAGTCTTCCCCATGAGATACAGTCGGATGTGGCGAAACGGATTGCGATCATGGACAGGACCTCACCGGAGGTCCTCCGCGAGGTAGAGCGTGTGCTCGAGAAAAAACTCTCCACCCTTTCCTCCGAAGACTATACGGCCGCCGGCGGTGTCGAGAGCATCGTCGATATTCTCAACCTCGTCGACAGATCGACTGAAAAAACGATTATCGAATCTCTCGAGGAGGATGACCCCGAGCTGGCCGAAGAAATCAAGAAGCGAATGTTCGTTTTCGAGGATATCGTTCTTCTCGACGACAGGGCGATCCAGAAGGTTCTTCGCGAAGTCGATACACAGGAGCTGGCAAAGGCCCTCAAGGCGGTGGATTCCGAAGTCCAGGACAAGATCTTCAGGAATATGTCCAAAAGGGCGGCGACGCTTCTGAAAGAAGATATGGATTATATGGGACCGATCAGACTCAAGGATGTCGAGGAAAGCCAGCAGAAAATCGTGTCGATTATCCGCAAGCTGGAAGAACAGGGTGAAATCGTCGTCGCGCGTGCCGGCGAGGACGAACTGGTCGTGTAA